The genomic stretch CCCCGTGAGATTGGCCTTGCGCAAGCATGCTTCCCAGTCCGCCCCCTCAAGGAACTTACTGATAAAACCTGCATTAAAACTGTCCCCGGCACCAATGGCATCCACAAACTGATCGTTCACAAAAGCCTCCAACTGGATTACCTCGCTTTTGTCATATACCATCCCTCCTTTCGTGCCCCTTTTCAGTGCTACCGTATTGGCAACTGGCTTAACCGCAGACAAGGCTTCCTCGACCGTGGCCTTTCCTGTCAGGGAAAGTAACTCTGATTCATTCGGGAGAAAAATATCCACATACGGCAGGCATTTTTTATAGTCAAAATCCCACTGATCATCAGGATCCACTTGTAGGTCTAAAGAAGTGGTCATACCAGCTGATTTTGCTTTTTTGAAAATGGCTGTTATATCTTTTTGAATCCCTTTCTGGAGAAAATAATTGGAAAGGTGAAAATGCCTGAACGTATCGGCTTTATCCCAAGGAATGTCCTCCATGGTCAATGCTTCCATCGCTCCACAATAGGTGATATTGGCCCTGTCCTGATCATAATTCATGACCACCGTAAGGCCAGTCTGAAACTGGTCTGTCGCCGAAATGAAGGTGGTATCCACATTTTGGGCATCCAAGGTTTCACTCACCATTTGGCCAAAATCATCTTTTCCCACCTTACCACAAAAAGCAGTATCCACGCCCAGTGTAGCGATATTAGCCGCAAAAATGGCGGAGGAACTCCCCAAAACCACATCCATTTTTTGGGCCACTTTTTCACTGCCCAGTTCAGGAAATCCCTGAATTTGGTTTAGGATCAGATCAATGTTCAGCTCACCTACTACCAGCAAATCCCTTTTACCCATAAGTCAATTCATTTATAATTACCCGAGGGAGCAATTGCTCCACGTCTGCTTTATATATCATTCCCAAATCCGCCCTGAGGCAATTGGCAGCGCCAAAAGCAGCACCATACCTGGCAATTTCTTCGACGCCAACCCCTTGGCTGACCCCATGCGCCACACCGGCAGTAAGGCAGTCGCCACAGCCCACAGTGCTGATCACTTTTTCCAAGGTGACATTGGCATGGATGAGTTTTCCTTGATAACTAAGGTACAGCCCCTCTTTGCCTTTGGTCAGAGCGATCAAGTCGACTTTTTCGTGCAGTTTATGAATCGCATCCAGAACATCTGGGGTCCCACAATATTGCTTGGCCTCATGTTCGTTGAGATGGATTCCAAACACATTTTCTTCCAACGCACGCTCTAATTGGACACCGCTACAGTCCAATATGACATTTTTCTCTTCCCTATTTGCTATAGCAATCAATTCCTGGTACGCAGTTTCCGGAGCACCTTTTGGCCAAGATCCTGACAGTACCACCACATCCGCTTTCTCAAGTTCTCTCTTAAATACCCCGGCAAACCGGTCAAAGTCCTTCTGGGTCATTTCCGGCCCTGGCTCCATCAATTCGGTGTTTTGTACGGAAGAAGTTTCAGACAAGAAAGTATAGCACTTCCTGTTCATGCCCCTTAACTCCACACCTGTCGTGGCTATTCCAAGTTCCTCGCAGGTGGATTTGATCCATATCCCTGAATGTCCCGCCCACGATGCCAGCAACTTGGTGGACTCCCCGGCTTCATTAAGGGCCATCGCCACATGAACCCCCTTTCCCCCAGGAAATTCCTGCTGCTTGGAAATGCGGTTGGCCTGGCCAAGGCGAAAATCCTCCAGCCATGCATAGGTATCAATAGAGGGATTTGGACAAACAGAAAGAATCATTATTTCTCTTTTCTATAAATGGTCACTCCTTGCACCACCCTACTGATGGCTCCGCTTACAGAAGGGTTATCAGGATGCAGCCCCAGCTGCAAACACTTATAAAACCCTAACAACTGTCCCACCATCGTAGCAGGAAGGACATTGAAAATGGCTTTTTCATTGGCACCGACAGCAGGCAGATCCAAAATGGAATGATATCCATCTGTATTATCAGCTGCAAAGCTAAGGGTCTTTATCTTTCTTTTATCTTGGCCAATGCTTTTTGCCAAATCTGTTTCATATCGAGCCACATGAGTGTCTTTTGAAAACAGGTAAACCACAATGGAATCTTCATTTGCTACCGCTCTAGGCCCGTGCCTGAAACCTAGAAATGAATCATGCTTGCATACTACTTGGCCATCGGTCAGCTCCTGGAGCTTTAAGTGGCACTCCCTCGCGACACCAAGCATGGTCCCCGATCCCAGGAAGATCACCCGCTTAAAATCCAGCTTTGCTACCTCTTCAAACTTGTCCAAATCATGATGCAACATGCTGTTTGCAGTCTCCACCGCATTCTCAAACTGTTCTTTCAACTGACCCAATTGATCAATACCCGCTACAAGCAAGATCGCAAGCAGCATGGAAGTAAAGCTTCCGGTCATGGCCAGGCTATTGTCATTGGAGCCTTCGGGCAGGACCAAAGCGAAACAGTTTCCTTCGCAATCATTAGCATAAGCAGCAAGCTCCCCATCTGGATTACATGTAATGATCAGATGGTAAATTTCTTTGCAGTGCTCATCAGCAAGCTTTACTGCTTCCACACTTTCAGGGCTATTGCCAGACCGGGCAAAAGATACCAATAGCGTGGGCACGTCCCCAAGAAAAAATAATTCGGGATGCGTCACGACATCCGTGGTAGCTATAGCTTGTGTATGGACACCTGTCATTTGCTGTACTGTCCCCTGTGCAGACTCCCCAATAAAAGCTGAAGACCCTGCACCGGTGAGGATAATTCGAGCATTTCCTTTTTCAAAA from Echinicola soli encodes the following:
- a CDS encoding carbohydrate kinase family protein, which encodes MGKRDLLVVGELNIDLILNQIQGFPELGSEKVAQKMDVVLGSSSAIFAANIATLGVDTAFCGKVGKDDFGQMVSETLDAQNVDTTFISATDQFQTGLTVVMNYDQDRANITYCGAMEALTMEDIPWDKADTFRHFHLSNYFLQKGIQKDITAIFKKAKSAGMTTSLDLQVDPDDQWDFDYKKCLPYVDIFLPNESELLSLTGKATVEEALSAVKPVANTVALKRGTKGGMVYDKSEVIQLEAFVNDQFVDAIGAGDSFNAGFISKFLEGADWEACLRKANLTGALNTTAAGGTGAFKSLAAVKERAKSQFNQKI
- a CDS encoding 1-phosphofructokinase family hexose kinase, whose translation is MILSVCPNPSIDTYAWLEDFRLGQANRISKQQEFPGGKGVHVAMALNEAGESTKLLASWAGHSGIWIKSTCEELGIATTGVELRGMNRKCYTFLSETSSVQNTELMEPGPEMTQKDFDRFAGVFKRELEKADVVVLSGSWPKGAPETAYQELIAIANREEKNVILDCSGVQLERALEENVFGIHLNEHEAKQYCGTPDVLDAIHKLHEKVDLIALTKGKEGLYLSYQGKLIHANVTLEKVISTVGCGDCLTAGVAHGVSQGVGVEEIARYGAAFGAANCLRADLGMIYKADVEQLLPRVIINELTYG
- a CDS encoding SIS domain-containing protein, which produces MIQTTYLTLDAEKAEALGAFHTAKEIAGQPELWQQVFSQVAKDKGSIHAFLKPIFEKGNARIILTGAGSSAFIGESAQGTVQQMTGVHTQAIATTDVVTHPELFFLGDVPTLLVSFARSGNSPESVEAVKLADEHCKEIYHLIITCNPDGELAAYANDCEGNCFALVLPEGSNDNSLAMTGSFTSMLLAILLVAGIDQLGQLKEQFENAVETANSMLHHDLDKFEEVAKLDFKRVIFLGSGTMLGVARECHLKLQELTDGQVVCKHDSFLGFRHGPRAVANEDSIVVYLFSKDTHVARYETDLAKSIGQDKRKIKTLSFAADNTDGYHSILDLPAVGANEKAIFNVLPATMVGQLLGFYKCLQLGLHPDNPSVSGAISRVVQGVTIYRKEK